A single region of the Diadema setosum chromosome 14, eeDiaSeto1, whole genome shotgun sequence genome encodes:
- the LOC140237823 gene encoding uncharacterized protein translates to MYDVDCSDCTDQGFFDMNPSLCRNFCMNNLVNKRSSCDQCSSVRCTLLCSRKRSYDPNQENHREVQKRTQVSQMCILDDLYQDLPEEGKTEVINTFARWIHFD, encoded by the exons ATGTATGACGTTG ACTGCAGTGACTGCACCGACCAAGGTTTCTTTGACATGAACCCAAGCCTCTGCCGCAATTTTTGCATGA ataaCTTGGTGAATAAGAGATCAAGTTGTGACCAGTGTTCATCGGTAAGGTGTACGCTACTCTGTTCAC GAAAAAGAAGTTATGATCCGAACCAGGAGAATCATAGGGAGGTTCAGAAGAGAACGCAAGTG AGTCAGATGTGTATTCTAGACGATCTTTACCAAGACTTACCAGAAGAGGGCAAAACAGAAGTCATCAAC ACGTTCGCGCGATGGATACATTTCGACTGA